ATTGGCTTGATCCCGTTATATGTCTCGTTATTTCTGCGATCATTTTAGTCAGTACGATAAAATATCTGAAAGAATCATTCGATATGATTCTACACGCTGTTCCAGATCGGATTGAGCTGGACAACTTAAAAGCCTTTTTGGATCAATACAAAGGTATTATTTCTTATCATGATTTACATATATGGCCACTCAGCACAACAGAAGCTGCTTTATCGGCTCATATCATTGTTGCAAAAGATAACTTTACAACTTCATTTCGGCAAACACTTGAATCATTAATCGCTCAAAAATTTGATATATCACACATCACACTGCAAATTGAGCTTATAAATGAGTCGCTCGATTGCCAGACAAATTGCCACTCACATACCTAGGGTTAATTTCCTGTCAAGATTCGATCAATAAGCTGTTGAACAGTCGGCACAAAACCATTTGCATAAAATGGATCTTCAGCAAATTTATAGGCATTGTGACCAGCAAACATCAGTTCATCTTCAATTTTTGAGGAATGACTGATTGATTGAAGTGTTTTTTGAATACAAAATGACCTTGGATCGGCTTTTTTACCATTTGAGCCTTCTTCATTTTGAGCCCAATTAGAGAAACGACAAGCACTTAAGCAACCCATACAGTTGATTTGATCTGAAACAATCTCATCTGCTTTTTGTTTTGTCGTAAAAATAATTGTATTATCTGGTGTCTTTAACATTTCATCATATCCAGCAAGCATGAAATTATCTGCTAAAGTTAAGCTATCTGATGAAATATAAACAGGACGTTTTCTCGGCCCAAAGGGTAGGGGGTGTAACATATCACCAATCGGCGTTACTGAATATGGAATCTGACGCTCACCACGACCTCTAAGCTCTTTAATAAAATCATTATTCACAGCTGATGAATAAAAGCCTGTTGGAGAGAATTGGTTTAGAAAAACATCACCCTTTTTAAGCGTCAAAAGGCGCTTTTTCCATGCATCTGAAATAGGGCTTTCTTGTGTTAAAAGAGGTCTTGTTCCAAACTGGAAACCAATCGGTCCAATTTCAGGATTATTAATCCAATCAGCCCAATCACGCAAATACCAAACACCACCAGCCATAATAATAGGCACATGATGCAAATTAAACTCATTCATTTGCTGACGCAATTCAACAATACGTGGGTATGGATCTTGCGGTTTGGTTGGATCTTCGCTGTTAGAAAGACCATTATGCCCACCTGCAAGCCAAGGATCTTCATAAACAACACTGCCTAAAAGATTACTATGCTTGTGGTATGATCTTTTCCATAAAGCTCTAAAAGCACGTGCTGAAGAAACAATAGGATGATAATAAACATTATGTTCAGCAGCAATATCAGCAATCTTATAAGGCATACCAGCGCCACATGTAACGCCATGAACAATGCCTTTTGTTCCCTCAAGAATACCCTTTAGAATATCTTCAGCGCCGCCCATCTCCCAAAGAATGTTTACATGAAGACGTCCTTGTCCACCTGAAATATCATGGGCCTTTTGCAACTGAGCAATACCACCCTTAATACCAAAATCAACCAGTTCAGCATGTTTTTCACGACGTGTTTTACCATGATAAATTTGCGGAATAACCTGCCCATCAGCATCATAACTATCTGCATTGACACCTGAAACCGTTGCAACACAACCAGCTTTAGCCCAAGGGCCAGAACTTTCACCTTTGGTAATTGAAATCCCTTTGCCACCTTCAACTAAAGGTAGAACTTCTTTGCCTGATATTAAGATAGGATTTAAGTCTTTCAAAATTACGACTCCTGTTGCCGGTTTATAGACGTGTATCTGATATTAATTGACGATTTATGATATATCAAAATTGATATAACATATTTACAAATTTAATATCTCCAGAATGATGAGGGAATACCCAATGTTTCAGCTCCAACCATAGATTTTTAACATTCTACTGTCAAGACATTTCATCATAATCTAAAGATTTTACGGATTTAAAAAACCATTATATCTTTAAAATGGTTTTAAAACAACTAAAAAAACAATTAAAATCATAAGGATTGTTGGTATTTCATTGACAATTCGAAAGAATCGAGACGATTTTTGTATACCTTTTACAAGATCAGACCGCCATTTTGCACATGCCATATGAAAAACGCTCATTAAAACAACCAATGTTAGTTTAACATGAAACCATCCCTGTTTCAAAAGATCAGGCATTAGATAAACCATTGTAAGGCCAAATACCCAAGTCAAAATCATTGCTGGGTTCATGATAAATCTGAGAAGCTTTCTTTCCATGATTTCAAATTTCTGAACAGCTTCACCCCCAGGGATTGATTCAACGTGATAGACAAAAAGCCTAGGTAAATAGAATAATCCAGCCATCCATGATATAACTGAAATAAGATGAAGGGCGAAAAAATATTGATAATATGCGATCATTTTATTTTCCTACCATTTATTATTCAGTTGATGCGCACAGCATTTCATACCTTTTGCACAAATTCGAGGGTATGATGCATATTTTTCATGATCAGGACTTGCGAGTTTCGCTTCAATTAAATCAGAAAGCCCTTCAATAAATTGATTTCCAATTGAAACCGCAGGTGCATAAGCAAAAAAGGGAGAACCACCTTCTAAAGCCATAGATCGATAAAGTTGATCAATTTCATACAAAGTTTCTGAATGTTCTGAAACAAATGCAATTGGATAGATCACAATAGGTCTTTTTTCTTTCGCATATTTTTCAATGAGTTCATCCGTTGATGGTCCAATCCATTTCATGGGACCAACACGACTTTGATAGCATATTTCATAATCAATTTTTTGATTATATTTTTGCTCTAAAGATTCTATAATTTTTAAGGCTGTCATTTCACACTGAGATTGATAAGGATCACCAGATTTGACAATTTTTTCAGGCAAACCATGTGCTGATAAAAGCAAAATGGGATTCCCAAATTTTTGTGCCTCAGGATAATATAAAGAAATATTTTGAGTGCTTTGTGAAATAAGGCCTTCATGTTCAGGATAACAACAAATAATCTTTTCTGGTTTATTTAATTTTAAAAATTGACATGCCTTTCGCCAAACACGTAAAAATGACTGAGACGTCGTCGTTGAAAATTGAGGATATAAAGGCAAAATTACAATTTGATCTGGACTATAATCTTGAACATCTTGCGCTGTTTGTAGAGCAAAAGGATGCCAATATCTCATTGATGTAAAAACTTTTACCTTTGAAAAACCCCGTGCTTTAAGAGATTTTTCAAGTGCACTTGCTTGCTTGAGCGTATTTTCTAAAATAGGTGATTTTCCACCAATATGAGAATAGATTTCTTTGGCCTCTTTTTCTCGTTTTTTAGAGATCAAATGAGCCAAGAAAAACCGAAAGGGATTTGGCAGACGAATAATCAGAGGATCTGAAAAAAGTTGAAATAAAAAAGGACGAACAGATTCAAGACGATCTGGTCCACCTAAATTAAAAACAACAACGGCAATTTTAGATTTTTGACTCATAAAATGACCTATCTTTGACAAGATTTAACAATATCAAGGGTTTGATGAACATGGGCAATGGGTGTTTCTTTGATGATACCATGACCTAAATTGAAAATATATTTACGATCCTTGAATGTATCACAAATATTTTGAATCTGTTGAACCATTTGATCACCGCCAGCAAGTAAAAGATGTGGATCCAAATTTCCTTGAACAAGAATATGTTTTGGGATTTTATTTTTAGCCCAGTCCAAAGGAACAAGGTAATCAATTCCTAATCCATCCATAGGTACTTTTTGAATAAAATTCTCATACAAAAAGCCGGCCGCCCTTGGAAAAGAAATAATGGGCACATGAGGATATTTTGCTTTTAAA
This sequence is a window from Alphaproteobacteria bacterium. Protein-coding genes within it:
- a CDS encoding nitronate monooxygenase, coding for MKDLNPILISGKEVLPLVEGGKGISITKGESSGPWAKAGCVATVSGVNADSYDADGQVIPQIYHGKTRREKHAELVDFGIKGGIAQLQKAHDISGGQGRLHVNILWEMGGAEDILKGILEGTKGIVHGVTCGAGMPYKIADIAAEHNVYYHPIVSSARAFRALWKRSYHKHSNLLGSVVYEDPWLAGGHNGLSNSEDPTKPQDPYPRIVELRQQMNEFNLHHVPIIMAGGVWYLRDWADWINNPEIGPIGFQFGTRPLLTQESPISDAWKKRLLTLKKGDVFLNQFSPTGFYSSAVNNDFIKELRGRGERQIPYSVTPIGDMLHPLPFGPRKRPVYISSDSLTLADNFMLAGYDEMLKTPDNTIIFTTKQKADEIVSDQINCMGCLSACRFSNWAQNEEGSNGKKADPRSFCIQKTLQSISHSSKIEDELMFAGHNAYKFAEDPFYANGFVPTVQQLIDRILTGN
- the hemJ gene encoding protoporphyrinogen oxidase HemJ, which codes for MIAYYQYFFALHLISVISWMAGLFYLPRLFVYHVESIPGGEAVQKFEIMERKLLRFIMNPAMILTWVFGLTMVYLMPDLLKQGWFHVKLTLVVLMSVFHMACAKWRSDLVKGIQKSSRFFRIVNEIPTILMILIVFLVVLKPF
- the hemH gene encoding ferrochelatase, with translation MSQKSKIAVVVFNLGGPDRLESVRPFLFQLFSDPLIIRLPNPFRFFLAHLISKKREKEAKEIYSHIGGKSPILENTLKQASALEKSLKARGFSKVKVFTSMRYWHPFALQTAQDVQDYSPDQIVILPLYPQFSTTTSQSFLRVWRKACQFLKLNKPEKIICCYPEHEGLISQSTQNISLYYPEAQKFGNPILLLSAHGLPEKIVKSGDPYQSQCEMTALKIIESLEQKYNQKIDYEICYQSRVGPMKWIGPSTDELIEKYAKEKRPIVIYPIAFVSEHSETLYEIDQLYRSMALEGGSPFFAYAPAVSIGNQFIEGLSDLIEAKLASPDHEKYASYPRICAKGMKCCAHQLNNKW